A single region of the Ancylobacter novellus DSM 506 genome encodes:
- a CDS encoding putative bifunctional diguanylate cyclase/phosphodiesterase, which translates to MTMQRRVRRAVLLFLLAVVLLSSLAGAVLYEIDTEAEDVEYNWIPAIRIVSGIGDQVRALDMDRAVSARTEHAGASIEDAEAKRAETIEGLLRELEAVPPATVVPAARVRVETAVRAFVASASAATASTGSPQGGGGEATALYAAADKALTELSAFLHEQAYVHANHVDEAVDFAGLLLVLSVLAFLAVALEAGRRFNRHIIGPLDELGRALEGLSRGDRDVRIGFQDRRDEIGDLARACVAFRDSLLSLSLSEKAREKAELEREHVAGHDLVTGLPNRATFTSLLGSALARGGQNASTYLLVMAVDGLRSVAELHGAAVRDEMVREIARRLKAEAPQEVTARLEGGLFGVFTVGSSRSTAGAKRLAGRLLEALDRPIVVGPATLELRTRIGISTHPADARSASELVRLAELALSRGAEGARTILFEARMDRELRLEAAMEADVKAAVAGEAMVPWFQPVVETATGVIFGVEMLARWPREGGEIVGPGEFIPVVERLGLMNELTLSLMRQAFRSARDWPRDIHLGVNFSASQLNEGTLPPRLLSLLQEEDFDPHRLEVEVTEDALLNYEGAAMNALNTLRELGASLVIDDFGMGYSSFSQLRTLAFDRLKIDRSFVQGMRGELDGRIVDAMIGLASGLGIDVVAEGVEEEWMARLLVEKGCRFAQGFHFARPMPADRLARLLAGGRPLPAPAD; encoded by the coding sequence ATGACGATGCAGAGGCGGGTGCGCAGGGCGGTACTGCTGTTCCTGTTGGCCGTCGTGCTGTTGTCTTCCCTCGCGGGAGCAGTGCTTTACGAAATCGACACGGAAGCGGAAGACGTCGAATATAACTGGATACCTGCCATCCGCATCGTCTCGGGCATCGGCGATCAGGTCCGCGCCCTTGATATGGATCGGGCCGTTTCGGCAAGAACCGAGCACGCTGGGGCGTCGATCGAGGATGCTGAAGCAAAGCGGGCCGAGACGATCGAGGGGCTGCTCCGGGAGTTGGAGGCCGTGCCTCCGGCGACGGTCGTTCCCGCCGCTCGCGTCCGGGTGGAGACCGCGGTCCGCGCCTTCGTCGCGTCGGCGAGCGCGGCCACGGCGAGCACCGGTTCTCCGCAGGGAGGCGGAGGCGAGGCAACCGCGCTTTACGCGGCAGCCGACAAAGCCCTCACCGAGCTCTCGGCCTTCCTCCACGAGCAGGCTTATGTTCATGCGAACCACGTCGATGAAGCCGTCGACTTCGCGGGACTGCTGCTTGTTTTGAGCGTTCTCGCGTTTCTGGCAGTGGCGCTCGAGGCAGGTCGGCGCTTCAACAGGCACATTATCGGCCCCCTTGATGAGCTGGGCCGTGCGCTGGAAGGTCTCTCGCGGGGCGATCGGGATGTTCGCATCGGCTTCCAGGATCGCAGGGACGAGATCGGCGATCTCGCCCGCGCCTGCGTGGCCTTCCGCGACAGCCTCCTTTCCCTTTCGCTGTCCGAAAAGGCGCGGGAGAAGGCCGAACTCGAACGCGAGCATGTCGCCGGTCATGACCTGGTCACCGGCCTGCCGAACAGAGCCACGTTCACTTCGCTGCTCGGCTCCGCCCTTGCTCGGGGCGGTCAGAACGCGTCGACATACCTGCTGGTCATGGCCGTGGACGGCCTGAGATCGGTCGCGGAGCTGCACGGCGCCGCGGTCAGGGACGAGATGGTGCGGGAGATCGCGAGACGTCTGAAGGCGGAAGCGCCGCAGGAAGTCACGGCGCGCCTGGAAGGGGGTCTGTTCGGCGTTTTCACGGTGGGGTCGAGCAGATCCACGGCGGGGGCGAAGCGCCTCGCCGGGAGGCTGTTGGAGGCTCTCGATCGGCCGATCGTCGTCGGTCCCGCAACCTTGGAACTGCGAACCCGCATCGGCATATCCACCCACCCTGCGGACGCACGCTCCGCCAGCGAGCTTGTCCGGCTCGCCGAGCTCGCGCTGAGCCGCGGCGCGGAGGGCGCACGCACGATACTCTTCGAAGCGAGGATGGACCGGGAGCTTCGGCTCGAAGCCGCCATGGAGGCCGACGTCAAGGCGGCCGTGGCGGGGGAAGCGATGGTCCCCTGGTTTCAGCCGGTCGTGGAGACGGCAACGGGCGTTATCTTCGGCGTCGAGATGCTTGCGCGCTGGCCCCGGGAGGGCGGGGAGATCGTCGGCCCCGGGGAATTCATACCCGTGGTCGAGCGGCTTGGCTTGATGAACGAGTTGACGCTCTCGCTCATGCGCCAGGCCTTCCGGTCCGCCCGTGACTGGCCCCGGGACATCCACCTGGGCGTCAACTTCTCCGCGTCCCAGCTCAACGAGGGAACGCTCCCGCCGCGTCTCCTGAGCCTGCTGCAGGAAGAGGACTTCGATCCCCATCGGCTCGAGGTCGAGGTGACCGAGGACGCCCTGCTCAACTATGAGGGCGCGGCCATGAACGCCCTAAACACGCTTCGAGAATTGGGCGCCTCTCTGGTCATCGACGATTTCGGCATGGGCTATTCGAGCTTCTCCCAGCTTAGGACACTGGCCTTCGACCGGCTGAAGATCGACCGATCCTTCGTGCAGGGGATGCGAGGCGAGCTCGACGGCCGGATCGTGGACGCCATGATCGGCCTGGCATCCGGACTCGGCATCGATGTCGTGGCCGAGGGCGTCGAGGAGGAGTGGATGGCGCGGCTGCTCGTCGAAAAGGGCTGTCGCTTTGCCCAAGGCTTCCATTTCGCGCGCCCGATGCCGGCCGATCGGTTGGCCCGCCTCCTGGCCGGAGGCCGACCCCTGCCCGCTCCTGCCGATTAG
- a CDS encoding SDR family NAD(P)-dependent oxidoreductase, producing MDLQLHGKRALVTGSTGGLGEAIAKMLAAEGAAVIVHGRDDRFCRRAQRNGYRARRDLRPGPGAHLI from the coding sequence ATGGATCTGCAACTTCACGGGAAGCGGGCTCTGGTGACCGGCTCGACCGGCGGCCTTGGGGAGGCAATCGCAAAGATGCTTGCCGCCGAAGGTGCGGCGGTCATCGTTCATGGACGCGATGACCGTTTTTGCCGACGTGCACAACGAAATGGATATCGCGCGCGAAGAGATCTTCGGCCCGGTCCTGGTGCTCATCTCATATGA
- a CDS encoding nuclear transport factor 2 family protein yields the protein MDATRDDIEQVRRAKARYARFLDTKDWDGFAALFEPNVRVRMFDPAGNIIVSHDDRDSFVEAARVGLEGGQSIHQMHNDEIDRVSEDEISAIWSMEDMIIFRPGSVGPGRMHGYGHYHELWRRGPDGWRIARLELRRTILEFTEK from the coding sequence ATGGATGCGACCAGAGACGACATCGAGCAGGTTCGGCGCGCCAAGGCACGCTACGCCCGCTTCCTCGACACCAAGGATTGGGATGGGTTCGCCGCGCTCTTCGAGCCGAACGTGCGGGTGCGCATGTTCGACCCGGCGGGAAACATCATCGTCTCCCATGACGACCGCGACAGCTTCGTGGAAGCCGCGCGGGTCGGGCTGGAAGGCGGACAGTCCATCCATCAGATGCACAACGACGAGATCGATCGGGTTTCCGAGGACGAGATTTCCGCGATCTGGTCGATGGAGGACATGATCATCTTCCGCCCGGGTTCGGTGGGACCGGGGCGCATGCATGGCTACGGCCACTACCATGAGCTCTGGCGCCGCGGCCCCGACGGTTGGCGCATCGCGCGTCTCGAGCTTCGCCGCACCATCCTCGAATTCACCGAGAAGTAG
- a CDS encoding aldehyde dehydrogenase family protein, producing MDAMTVFADVHNEMDIAREEIFGPVLVLISYETDAEAANLANDYPYGLQAYVFSRERERALRLADRLHAGSILVNTIRPDLLAPFGGVKQSGLGREFGLFGLESFLEPKSMIVE from the coding sequence ATGGACGCGATGACCGTTTTTGCCGACGTGCACAACGAAATGGATATCGCGCGCGAAGAGATCTTCGGCCCGGTCCTGGTGCTCATCTCATATGAAACGGATGCGGAAGCGGCGAACCTGGCGAACGACTATCCCTACGGCCTTCAAGCTTATGTTTTCTCCCGCGAGCGCGAACGAGCCCTGCGTCTCGCCGACCGGCTACACGCCGGAAGTATCTTGGTGAATACGATCCGACCTGATCTCCTGGCCCCATTCGGGGGTGTCAAGCAATCGGGCCTCGGCCGCGAATTCGGGCTTTTCGGGCTGGAGTCGTTCCTCGAACCCAAGTCGATGATCGTCGAGTGA
- a CDS encoding quinone oxidoreductase family protein, translated as MRALVMARAGGPEVLELREIARPSFTADTDILVRVKAAGINPADWQNRKNGAVYGDGPSGAFTILGIDGTGVVEAVGAGITHLKPGDKVWYVDGGYAGNFGSYADYKVLNGHYAARMPASLGFVDAAALPTVALTAWEAVFDKASVRPGDFVLVHGGAGGLGHIAIQYLRKLGARIAATVSSEAKAEFVRSLGAELAINYRTEDVLAALRGWTGKEGADTVFDFVGHENFARSFDHVAPFGTLVNTVVSAWPSGTNAAAEWNNLDIRFVNIGQPQIARDHARRLRAAEILTRVAEMVDRGELRPRVDRVVPFEGVGAAHDALEAGETLGRVVLNVTLS; from the coding sequence ATGCGGGCGCTCGTCATGGCGCGCGCCGGAGGGCCGGAAGTGCTCGAGCTGCGCGAGATCGCGCGCCCGAGCTTCACGGCCGATACCGACATCCTCGTTCGCGTGAAGGCGGCGGGCATCAATCCCGCCGATTGGCAGAACCGCAAGAACGGCGCGGTCTATGGCGACGGGCCGAGCGGCGCCTTCACGATCCTCGGGATCGACGGCACCGGCGTGGTCGAGGCGGTCGGCGCGGGCATCACGCACCTCAAGCCGGGCGACAAGGTCTGGTATGTCGACGGCGGTTATGCGGGTAATTTCGGCAGCTATGCCGACTACAAGGTGCTGAACGGCCATTACGCGGCTCGCATGCCCGCGAGCCTCGGCTTCGTCGACGCCGCCGCGCTGCCGACCGTCGCGCTGACCGCGTGGGAAGCCGTGTTCGACAAGGCCAGCGTCCGACCGGGTGACTTCGTCCTGGTCCATGGCGGCGCCGGCGGCCTCGGGCACATCGCCATCCAGTATCTGCGCAAGTTGGGCGCGCGTATCGCGGCGACGGTCTCGAGCGAGGCCAAGGCGGAGTTCGTCCGCTCGCTCGGGGCCGAACTCGCCATCAATTATCGCACTGAGGATGTGCTCGCCGCCCTCCGTGGCTGGACCGGCAAGGAAGGCGCCGACACCGTCTTCGACTTCGTCGGTCACGAGAACTTCGCGCGCAGCTTCGATCATGTGGCGCCCTTCGGGACGCTGGTGAACACCGTCGTCTCGGCATGGCCGTCGGGGACCAACGCCGCCGCAGAGTGGAACAATCTCGACATCCGTTTCGTGAACATCGGCCAGCCGCAGATCGCTCGCGATCACGCGCGGCGCCTGCGCGCGGCGGAAATCCTCACGCGCGTGGCGGAAATGGTCGATCGCGGCGAGCTTCGGCCTCGCGTCGACCGGGTCGTTCCGTTCGAAGGCGTGGGGGCCGCGCATGATGCCCTGGAGGCGGGCGAGACGCTCGGCCGGGTCGTCTTAAACGTGACGCTCTCATGA
- a CDS encoding SDR family NAD(P)-dependent oxidoreductase, whose translation MSRQTWFITGASSGLGAAIAKAALRAGHRVAATARDSARLSRLAEAGGERVLALSMDLTVPDQIEAAVAAAESWNGIDVLVNNAALGYLAAVEEGEDTKIRTLFETNVFGLAHTIRAALPGMRRRGAGTIINVSSFNGVVAMPSLGYYSATKFAVEGLTEALAQEVAPLGIKVLAVEPGGIRTGIVERNLRSPPIDAYRETAHAIIDLLENDRDGTLAPSDPDRIADILVRLAETGEMPRRLIVGADAWAGITSALDARRAEYEAWKDLAHATSFA comes from the coding sequence ATGTCCCGTCAAACCTGGTTCATCACCGGCGCCTCCAGCGGTCTCGGCGCCGCCATCGCGAAGGCGGCGCTGCGCGCGGGCCACCGCGTGGCCGCCACCGCAAGAGACAGCGCACGTCTCTCAAGACTGGCCGAGGCCGGAGGCGAGCGAGTACTCGCCCTCTCCATGGATCTGACCGTGCCGGATCAGATCGAGGCGGCCGTCGCCGCCGCCGAGAGCTGGAACGGCATCGACGTGCTCGTGAACAACGCGGCGCTGGGTTATCTCGCCGCCGTCGAGGAAGGCGAGGATACCAAGATCCGTACTCTCTTCGAAACGAACGTGTTCGGCCTGGCGCACACCATCCGTGCCGCCCTTCCGGGCATGCGCCGTCGGGGAGCGGGCACGATCATCAACGTGTCGTCCTTCAACGGCGTCGTCGCCATGCCCTCGCTCGGCTATTACAGCGCCACCAAGTTCGCCGTCGAAGGGCTCACCGAGGCCCTGGCGCAGGAGGTCGCACCGCTCGGCATCAAGGTGTTGGCCGTCGAGCCCGGAGGCATCCGCACGGGCATCGTCGAACGCAACCTGCGCAGCCCGCCAATCGACGCCTATCGCGAAACCGCCCACGCGATCATCGACCTTCTCGAGAACGACAGGGATGGCACGCTGGCTCCCAGCGATCCTGATCGCATCGCCGACATCCTCGTCCGGCTGGCGGAGACCGGCGAGATGCCGCGCCGCCTCATTGTGGGCGCGGACGCCTGGGCCGGGATCACTTCCGCACTGGATGCGCGCCGGGCCGAGTACGAGGCCTGGAAGGACCTGGCGCACGCCACGTCCTTCGCGTGA
- a CDS encoding GGDEF domain-containing protein, whose protein sequence is MSIKAVTDPLTGLYNRLRLKDVLPREMARTDRTGNALSVAMFDIDRFKRINDSFGHATGDKVLVALSRVAAGSLRATDHLVRWGGEEFLVVLPDANAEEARHVAEKLRQAIANHRIDEVGEVTCSFGVAQFAPGEVTADLIARADRALYQAKANGRNRVEVAPTLLNLPGPEV, encoded by the coding sequence ATGAGCATCAAGGCCGTCACGGATCCCCTGACGGGGCTGTACAACAGGCTGCGCCTCAAGGACGTCCTGCCGCGGGAGATGGCGCGGACCGATCGCACCGGGAACGCACTCTCCGTCGCGATGTTCGACATCGACCGCTTCAAGCGGATCAACGACAGCTTCGGCCACGCGACCGGGGACAAGGTACTCGTCGCTCTTTCCCGGGTGGCGGCGGGGTCGCTGCGCGCCACCGATCATCTGGTGCGCTGGGGCGGAGAGGAGTTCCTCGTTGTGCTTCCCGACGCCAACGCGGAGGAGGCCCGTCACGTCGCCGAGAAGCTCCGCCAAGCGATCGCGAACCACCGCATCGACGAGGTCGGAGAGGTGACGTGCAGCTTCGGGGTTGCGCAATTTGCGCCCGGAGAGGTCACGGCGGACCTGATCGCGCGGGCGGATCGAGCCCTTTACCAGGCCAAGGCGAACGGCCGAAACAGGGTTGAGGTAGCACCAACGCTACTCAACCTCCCGGGGCCGGAGGTCTAG
- a CDS encoding carbon-nitrogen hydrolase family protein yields MTRIGFVEWPDGLLPEGAAWDRIASDLDEARPDVLVTNELPFGEWIASAPIFDAAAAAVSVEVHQRGAEALLGLGIATIVSSRPVWEGDRLANEAIVIEQGRVRAVHRKQYFPAEAGWHETEWYGGDSSGFETATMGGLTAGVLLCTELMFNEHARAYGRAGASLIAVPRATGTDQRSWQIAGAMAALASGAFVVSSNRAGRASANGPTFGGQGFAFAPGGCLIATTSPERPLSIIELDVQRSAEAQASYPVYVAELPRG; encoded by the coding sequence ATGACGCGTATCGGGTTTGTGGAATGGCCGGACGGGCTGCTTCCAGAGGGCGCGGCGTGGGACCGGATCGCCAGCGATTTGGACGAGGCGCGGCCCGACGTGCTGGTGACCAACGAACTGCCCTTCGGCGAGTGGATCGCATCCGCGCCGATCTTCGATGCCGCCGCTGCCGCGGTGAGCGTCGAGGTTCATCAGCGCGGCGCGGAGGCGCTGCTCGGGCTCGGCATTGCGACCATCGTGTCCTCGCGTCCCGTCTGGGAAGGGGATCGCCTCGCCAACGAAGCCATCGTCATCGAGCAAGGCCGGGTACGTGCCGTTCACAGGAAGCAGTATTTCCCCGCCGAGGCCGGTTGGCACGAGACCGAGTGGTATGGAGGGGATTCCTCGGGCTTCGAGACTGCCACCATGGGCGGACTTACGGCCGGGGTGCTGCTGTGCACCGAACTGATGTTCAACGAACATGCCCGCGCATATGGCCGCGCCGGAGCGAGCCTGATTGCGGTGCCGCGCGCAACGGGCACGGACCAACGATCGTGGCAGATCGCTGGGGCGATGGCCGCTCTCGCGAGCGGTGCCTTCGTAGTCAGCTCGAACCGGGCGGGACGGGCGAGCGCAAACGGCCCGACCTTCGGCGGGCAAGGATTTGCCTTTGCTCCCGGCGGGTGCCTGATCGCGACCACGTCCCCGGAACGTCCGCTGTCCATCATCGAGCTGGATGTCCAACGATCGGCCGAAGCCCAGGCCTCTTATCCGGTGTATGTCGCGGAGTTGCCTCGGGGATAG